From a region of the Pseudoxanthomonas sp. X-1 genome:
- a CDS encoding KGG domain-containing protein, translating to MANQNQNEGSNRGFASMDEDKQREIASKGGRASHESGNAHEFSSEEAAEAGSKGGKVAHERGTAHEFTSEEAAEAGSKGGKAAHEKGTAHEFNSEEAAEAGRKGGQSSGGGNRR from the coding sequence ATGGCTAACCAGAATCAGAACGAAGGCTCCAACCGCGGCTTTGCGTCGATGGATGAAGACAAGCAGCGTGAGATCGCCTCGAAGGGCGGACGCGCCTCCCATGAAAGCGGCAATGCGCACGAGTTCAGCAGCGAAGAAGCGGCTGAAGCCGGCAGCAAGGGAGGCAAGGTCGCGCACGAGCGTGGCACCGCGCATGAATTCACCAGCGAAGAAGCGGCCGAGGCGGGCAGCAAGGGCGGCAAGGCCGCGCACGAGAAGGGCACCGCGCACGAGTTCAACAGCGAGGAGGCTGCGGAGGCTGGACGCAAGGGTGGCCAGTCCAGTGGCGGTGGCAATCGACGCTGA